In the Fibrobacter succinogenes genome, GCCTTCCTCCGCCACGACTGTGCTTAAATCAACGACTTTAGTACTAGAGACATTTGTATTTGCCCATCCTGTAAAATAGGACCAAGTTTGGCACTCGCCCTCATTTCCCGAAACATACGCACTGCAGTATTTCGTCGGCAAATCACCTAGGCCATCAACAGTAATCACATCACCCTTGGTCACCCGAATAACCTTTTCAATGTGTTCACCCCCAGGGATGGACACATCAAAAATGATTTCATAAACAGGCGCCCAAACCGCAAACAACGTATCTGAAACAGTAACGGTTCCGAGATCGGTGGCCGGAGATTCAGATCCTTTAGTAAAAGCCCATCCTTTAAACGTCGAATCTTTACGGGACGGTTTGCCCACTTCATCGGCAACAATTACCATTCCCGCATGGAGGACTTTATTCTTAAAAGTAGCGCCATCCGCAAAAGTACCCCCGTCGGCATCGAATACAATCTTATAACCATCGGGTCCATAGCCATTGAGCAAAAGCGTTGTTTCGCCCACAGACCACGGCTTCGTTTCATTTTCTTCATCATTTAGTGAGACTACAGTGTTATCTGTATTACTGAAATCAACTCTCTTTGTACCGTCAGTAACATCACACCCTTCATCAACCTTTCCAATTCCATCAATTTTTTCATTCTCGTCATACTCGAAAAAAACATTTTTCGTAACTAAAGTTCCAGGAGTCGGAGACGCAGAAACATATCCTGCAATGGCACCAACAGCACCATCCTTACCCGTTTTCACACCCGGTCCAACATACACACAAGAATATACGTTCACATGAATTTTAATGAGACCAATAATGCCCCCTACATAAGCATTTTTTCCACTCGCTTGGATTTCAACAAAACTCAGACAATTAGAAATCGTACCTTTTTTAGCATTACCTACAATACCACCAACACCTTGACCATTACCAGTAGTCTTTATTGTACCCGTAACCATGCAAGCATCAACAAGATTGTTTTCTGACTCATTCATCCACCCCACAAAGGCGCCCACAGAAATCTGCTGATCTAGTCCAAGAATATCACCCGCATTGGTTGATGCTTGAATATCTACATTTTCAAGAGTCAAATTCTTAACGGTTCCACTACCAAGCACTGCAATAAGACCTAGATTCTGGGCATACTGCTTATCAATTGCAGCCAACTCTGATCCATTGACATAAAGGTTTTTAATGATATGGCCATTACCATCAAAAACCTTGGAATACGATTTATTACCAATACCCGCAGCAATCGGAGTCCAAAGTTTGCCGTTCAAATCAAGGTCGGCAGTGAGTTTCGCATTGCCCTTAGTATAATTTTCGGCATACCAAGCCAGCTTCGACTCGGTATCGATAATGTAGGTATCACCTTCCTTGGTGGGTTCATCCTTGGATATTCCGTCCCATGCCGCAAAAGCTTGCCCCATGCCAAGCACAAGGCAGACTAACGTGAAAAATCTTGTCATAAAGCTATTCCCCTTCATAAAATTCCTTTAGTCTATGAATAATATAACTCATAGCTTCTACCTTTCAAACATAAAAGTAATTATTTGATAACAAAATTTTCACAAAAATCATAATAAAGGCACTTTTTAAGGCCAAAACTCTTCATAACTGTGCGAAAATCCACATTTTTGCTAAATTTTCTGCTAAAATTGGCGATTTTGTCGCCGCATTCAAAAGGATTATACTATGCCGAAACTTCGTTCGCTCAAGACTATGGAAGGCCGTGAAATGGCCGGTGCACGCGCCCTGTGGCACGCAACTGGAACCAAGGTGGAAGACTTTGGGAAGGACTTGGGCCAGGTGGTCGCCCGCGCGATCGAAGCTGCCGGCGGTGTCGCTAAGGAAATGAACACCATCGCCGTCGATGACGGTATCGCCATGGGCCACGACGGCATGCTCTACAGCTTGCCCTCCCGCGACCTCATTGCCGACTCCACCGAATACATGGCAAACGCCCACCGCGCCGACGCCCTCGTTTGCATCTCTAACTGCGACAAGGTGACTCCAGGTATGCTCATGGCAGCCATGCGCCTCAACATTCCGGCAATCTTCGTTTCTGGCGGCCCGATGGAAGCCGGCCACGTCACGACGAAGGACGGCAAGGACCGCGCCCTCGACTTGATCGACGCCATGATCGATTCCGCAGACAACACCATCAGCGACGAAGAAGTGGCCGCCATCGAAGCTAACGCTTGCCCGACTTGCGGTTCCTGCTCCGGCATGTTCACCGCAAACTCCATGAACTCCCTTACCGAAGCCCTCGGCCTCAGCTTGCCTGGCAACGGCACCATCGTTGCAACGCACGCCGAACGTAAGAAGTTGTTCGAAGCTGCCGGTAAGCGCATCGTGGAACTCTGCCACCAGTATTACGATTTGAACGACGAAAGCATCCTCCCGCGCAGCATCGCCACGAAGGAAGCCTTCGAAAACGCCATGCGCCTCGACATCGCCATGGGCGGCTCCTCCAACACCGTGCTCCACTTGCTCGCCGTGGCTCAGGAAGCGGGCGTTGACTTCACCATGAAGGACATCGACCGTCTTTCCCGCAACACGCCGTGCATCTGCAAGGTCGCCCCGACCGTTCACAACATCCATGTGGAAAACGTGAACCGCGCCGGTGGCATCATGGGTATCCTCGGTGAACTCGACCGCATGGGCCTCATCCACAAGAATGCAAAGACCGTTCACGCCGCCACCATGGGCGAAGCTCTCGAAGTGAACGACCTCAAGCGTAACCCGAGCGCCGAAGCTAAGCAGCGCTACCTCGCTGGCCCCGGCCGCAAGTACAACCTGGTCGCCTTCTCGCAGAACTTCATGTACCCGGACCACGACCTCGACCGTGCCACGGGCGCTATCCGCGACGGCGAACACGCCTACACCAAGGACGGCGGCCTCGCTGTTCTGTACGGTAACCTCGCAATCGACGGCTGCATCGTGAAGACCGCCGGCGTGGACGAATCCATCTGGAAGTTCACCGGCCCGGCAATCGTGTTCGAAAGCCAGGAAGAAGCCGTCGAAGGCATCCTCGGCAACAAGGTAAAGGCTGGCGACGTCGTCGTTATCCGCTACGAAGGCCCGAAGGGTGGCCCCGGCATGCAGGAAATGCTCTACCCGACCTCTTACCTCAAGAGCCGTCACCTCGGCAAGTCCTGCGCCCTCCTCACCGACGGACGTTTCTCCGGCGGTACGAGCGGCCTCTCCATCGGCCACGCTTCTCCGGAAGCCGCCAACAAGGGTAACATCGGCCTCGTGCACACGGGCGACGTTATCGAAATTGACATACCGAACCGCAGCATCAACGTGCAGCTCACCGACGACGAACTCGCCGAACGCCGCAAGGAAATGGAAGCCCGCGGTAATAAAGCATGGCAGCCAGAGAACCGCGACCGTAAGGTGTCCAAGGCCCTGCAGGCATACGCTGCCATGGCATCGTCCGCAGACAAGGGCGCTGTAAGAGACCTGTCTCTCATCGGAGTGAAGTAATCCTGTGAGCCGTAGGCGGACTCGTATTAACGAGTCGTCGAAGGCGAGAGGCGGCGAGGAATCGCAGTGTAAATTGCAATCGAGCCGCCGGTCGTCACAGGTGTGAAGTAAGTAAAGGAGATCCCGGCTCAAGACCGGGGTGACAAATCCGAAAAGCCAAAATGATATGCAAAAAAGCGGTACCTCACAGGCACCGCTTTTTTCATCCATACAAATTTGCAATCAGATTTTAGACAACCGTCAAAATATCTGAAAATCCCGTCACCTCAAAAATTTCTTTGATTTCATCACACACATTCTTGATAACCATCTTACCCTGCTTGTTCATTATCTTCTGTGCAGAAAGCAACACGCGCAATCCCGCCGAAGAAATATAAGTCAGCTTGGCAAAATTGAATTCCAAGTCCGTAACGCCATCCAGCTTACCTTGAATCTCAGATTCAAGCAAAGGCGCAGTCATCGTGTCCAAACGTCCTTCCAAAGCAAATGACACATTGGACGCATCCACATTTTTTTCGATTTTCATTCTAGCCTCGATTTTAGATTTTAATTCTTTTATAAATTAAGTCAATTTTTTTACAACCGTTAAGACATTTTTATGTCCATCTCGTTTGTATTCAACTCCGTCCATAATCTTTTTCACAAGGAAAATTCCAAGTCCACCAATTTCACGATCTTCCGCCGAAAGCGATACATCTGGATCAGCTTTTGACAACGGGTCATACTCCACACCTTCATCAATAAAAGTAAGCTTAGCGGTCAACACATCTTCGTTCACATGCAAAATAAGTTTCATATTTGATGATCCCGAATAGCGAACAACATTGCTAAACAATTCGTCAATCGCAACGCCAATCTGCGTAACAGCCTTCATTGAAGGATGATACGGTTCAAGAGCGCTTTCAACGAACTCCGTAAGAGCCCTGACATTTTCAAATTTCGAATCTACTATGATTTCTTTATCGCAATTCTGCATAATACCAGCCGAAAGTTTCGTAAATCATACAATAATTATACATTTATATAGCGAAAAGCGTCGTTTTTTTTAACAAGAATCCCTAAAAATCATCTCCTTACAAACAATTCTATATTTGAGCAGTATGATCAACACAACCCTCTGCTACATCGAACAAGACAACAAATATTTACTGCTCCATCGCGTCAAGAAAAAAAATGACATCAACAAAGACAAGTGGATTGGCATTGGTGGCAAGTTCGAAGAATGGGAATCCCCCGAAGACTGCATCCACCGCGAAGCGCTTGAAGAAACGGGACTTACGCTAATCCACCCGAAATACCGCGGCATCGTCACCTTCATCAGCGATGGCATGGACCAAACCGAATTCATGCACTTGTTTACCGCAACGGAATTTTCCGGCACAATCAAGGACTGTGACGAGGGCGAACTGGAATGGGTGGACAAGCAAAAAGTGAAAGAACTCCCCCACTGGGATGGCGATTTGATTTTCCTCGCGCTGCTCGAACGCGGTGAACCATTCTTCTCGCTAAAGCTGACCTACAAAGGGAGTACGCTTACCGAAGCATTGCTGAACGAAAAGCGTGTCACGCTCCAAGATTTTCTGTAAAAAGAGTTTTTTTTCGCTTTTTTTGATAAAAATTAAAATAGGGGCTTAACAAAACGCTTTAAATTAAGCATATTTGAAATACTCCAAACCAACCCCTGACTCGGCAAGATGCGTTCTCGGACGATATTGCCGAGTCGCTTTTTTTATTACCACTTGGCGAGGGCGTTCGAAACAATCAGGTCTTGGAGCTTTTCGACGGCGCGCGTCTGGCCATGGCGGTCTTCGGTTTCATTAGCTTGGACGTCATAAACTCCATCTGCCGAAAGAGACTTGCTTTCGTAGATGATTCTTTCTTTTACGTTATCATAAAACTTGACTTCGACGCGAATCGTCACGCGGTATGTTTCCACATCGCTATTGCTATTGTAGTTTTCAGGCTTGTTCGAATAGCTTAACAAAGTAATTTCAAAATCGGCATTGGCATCGTCGTTCACCAATCGAACGCCACCAGCATTGCGTTTGAACATATCGACAACGGCAGTATGGATGTTATTTGCAAGCACCGGGTCAAGGGTCTTGTCTTCGACCTCATGGATGTTGACCGTTTTTATGTGACTCGGAAGCGTACTTGCGGTAAAGCTGTAGCAGCCAAAGAACGCACTAGCAGCCAAGGCAAGCATCATCATACAAAGCAAACGAGGAACAATCTTACAACAACGCATACTCTTAATTTAGTAAAAGGCGAGAGCAGCGGCAGAGCGTTTTACGCTCTGACATTGCCGAGCCGCAATACATGCGCCCAAAACGGGCGCTCATTTAGTAAAAGGCGAGAGCAATCAAAAAAAATCCTATAAAAAAGCACCCCGAAGCACGAGCCTCGGGGCGCCATAAACTTAATGAACTAAGCCCTATTTTTTAGCCTTTGTTCTGCGATAGCCGCGTCTAATCGTTTCCGTAGTACGCTGGAACGGCATCGTCATAATCGTCGGGCTGCTACCATTACTTCTATAGCAGTATTCGTAAGCATCCTTCACAACCGTCATCTGGTAGATATACGGACCCGTTGCAAGCAAGCGTCCCTTGTCAGTCACCGGATACATCTTGATTGTGGCAAGCATAGCACCCGTAGCACCATATATCGGCGTGTCACCGCAACTAGACTCTTTAGTACCCTGCGGCTGCTGAACAGCAGAAGATGGCAAACCATTCAAAGCTTTTTGGAAATCTTCCTTAGTCACACGCTTATTGTACTGGTTCACAAAGTGGCCCAAGTGGTCAAACACGCGGATATTCACATGGAACGGCTGAGTCGTCGGGAAAGACCAGCTCGTGCAAGTTTCATTGCTCTTCTTGCCCGGAATGTTTGCAGAACCATCATTATAGCAGAGAGTTTTGTTTTCGCCCTGACCAGCACCATACACAACAGAGGTTCCTGGAGCGTAAGCCGTAGCACCTTGAGCACCAGAAGCCATAAGCTGATCGGCATTATCCTTAGCCCACTTGAGCGGGTCGGTACCAATAACAGCCGGAATCGGCGTCAAAACGAGGTCAGCAGTCATGTCCGTCGGGAGAGCACCGCTACCAGCCAAATCAGTAAGTGTTTGAGCTTCGTTTGTAAAGTCCGGACGGTCGTAAGCAGGATCATCAGGAATAACAGGCGTCTGAGCCACAGCGGTATAAGTAATCTTACCCCACTTTTCACGTTCATCAAAACCAGCAACATGGTTACCAGAAATAGAAGCAACAAAGAAGCCACCTAAGCTGACGTCAAACTTTTTGGACCAAGCCATCAACTGAGCCCATTCGAAAGCCGTATAGTTGCCGCCGTTGCCGTCATCATCAAGACCCGTGCTCCAAGGCACGTTAAAGGCTATACGGTCATCGCCCAAAAGGCCTCCGTCACCGACAATATTGCCATCAAGGTCCTTCAAGACACCTTCAAACTGATACATCTGACCGGCATCTTCCTTGTCAATCGGCCCTGTCATAGATGTTACATAGTAACCATATACCATCGTTACAATTGAATCTTGACCCGTAATCGTCTTAAGAGGCATTCCATTAGCGCCCAACACAGTCTTATTGCGCAAGACTACAATCGACGGCACATTCGGGTTATTCATTGCAATAAAGCTAGAATCAGCAAGAGCAACGTTCATGTACATGCTGTTTTGAGCTTTACCGTTTTCGTCCACCTTTACAACAACATCGTTAACCGTCGGCTGTCCAAAACGAGATGGAGCAAGTTCGGCAAGAGACGTACGGATGTAAATGTTAGAACCATCGGACTGACGGTCAGCATAGAAGAAGTGCAAGTGATGCCAAGTATCATCAGCCCAACCAGTAGCATCAGAAGAACCGTTGCAGTTCGTATAACCAGCAAGAGGTTCACCCGCATGGCACCCATGATTGAACTTAGCCAAAGTCTGAATATTGACCTTACCCGGAGCAGACAAGTGAGTACCACCCAAATCCACAACAAGCACACCATCGACGAAAATCCACATATCATCGTCACCGGCGAATTCGAACACTTCCGGTTCCGGCAGTCCCAAACTGTTCACCTGGTTTGCGGCCTTGTACTTGAAGCTGGCATAACCCATCATGGTAAAGGCATAGTTGCGGAGATGCTTCATGCCAATATTATCGCCTAGAGTATACAACTTAATAGCAGCCTGCCAAGCGGCGCTATGACCAGAACCAAACGAATTAACGGCACGTGGGCCACCCTGATTCAACCATTCCTTACAAAGCTCAGCAGTCGACTGTCCCAAGAAGTCTTTCTGGCTGGAAGCATATTGATAATTATAGGGAGGGCAGAAAATCGAAAGCGTCTGCGGTTCAAACTGATCGCATTTCGTTGTATCCGGTTGAACTTTCAATTTACAGGGCTTATTCATCACCCACTCTCTCGTATCCGGATTGATACTATCGAGCGGAGAGTAACCACCATTATTGTAGTTATAATCGTAAATGTAATATTTGGAATTCGGATCTTTCGGAATAACCATCGTTGTGTTGATGCGCCTATTTCGCCCAGGCACATCAGTATACCATTCATTAAAGAACTGGTTATCACAGCGTTCACTAAGTTTTTCAATCACAACGCCATCGTACATATTAAACTTTTCACCAACCATCTTGGTAAACTTCAAATATGGAATCACCATGCCGGGCGTGTAAATAACCTCATTACTCCATACTGTTCTTCCACCAGGACACTTGTAGCCGCTCACGTCATCTCTAGCGTTTGCGTATCCACGCATTGTCACTTCTTTACCAGAAACAGGATCTCTACCTTTATCAGAACATTCACCGTATTTCAAAGTTTCGTTAGTAGAAGTTTGCTGCAAATATCCTGGCAAATAGGAATTGGCCAACTTCGGAAGGCCGTCAGTACCAATCTGAACACCTGCGCCAAACTTACTGAAAGAGTTTTCATTGCCGCAAGTAGTATGATATGGATAACTAGCATACCAATCATTGCCGTACCCATAAAAATTCATTAAAGCGCCGCCGCTAGGAGACACGTAGTTATAAATTTCGTCTAAATGTTGGACTGATTCTTCAGAAAAGTTTTCGAAATCGGGATGATTCGGTTCGAAATCGCGAATGATAATATCCAACGTACGGATATCCTTGGCGACTTGAGCAAAGCCAGCAACGGAGCAGCCAAATAGAGCACCGAGAGTAATCCATCTATAAAATTTCATAATAGTCCAATCTCCACCTAATAATAGGTTACAACAATTCCACCTAAATATAAACCAATTAGAGTAAAATGAGGTCTGATGATATTGCAAAATATATGTAAAAACATGGAATCATTTGATAAACATCCTCTTTATAGTATTATATAGGCAAAATCAACTATGTTTAGCCGGCTTTTTAAATGGAATAGCTATTTTTTCCGCCCATGAATTGGTCTATTGTATTTTTTGCAGCCATGATGCTATTGCTCCTGCGCATTTTGCGCTTGAGAATCCGAGCCAATACCACCCGTTCGGAATCATTCAAAAGACTCCCACCCAAAGATCAGCTTACAGTGCTCAAGGAATGTCTTCTGAACAATCCATCCGAAGCTAATTTGAGGAATCTTGCCGAATTCGCCGAACGATCATCGTTAGAAATCGATGTCGAGAGCTATCGTCCGTACCTCAAGTCGCAGTTGGAAATTTTTGGCCGCAAAGACGCGATTGCTGAAGATAACGAACTTTACACCGCTGAAACCGCATGGATGGACAAAATTACGCCTTTCGA is a window encoding:
- the ilvD gene encoding dihydroxy-acid dehydratase produces the protein MPKLRSLKTMEGREMAGARALWHATGTKVEDFGKDLGQVVARAIEAAGGVAKEMNTIAVDDGIAMGHDGMLYSLPSRDLIADSTEYMANAHRADALVCISNCDKVTPGMLMAAMRLNIPAIFVSGGPMEAGHVTTKDGKDRALDLIDAMIDSADNTISDEEVAAIEANACPTCGSCSGMFTANSMNSLTEALGLSLPGNGTIVATHAERKKLFEAAGKRIVELCHQYYDLNDESILPRSIATKEAFENAMRLDIAMGGSSNTVLHLLAVAQEAGVDFTMKDIDRLSRNTPCICKVAPTVHNIHVENVNRAGGIMGILGELDRMGLIHKNAKTVHAATMGEALEVNDLKRNPSAEAKQRYLAGPGRKYNLVAFSQNFMYPDHDLDRATGAIRDGEHAYTKDGGLAVLYGNLAIDGCIVKTAGVDESIWKFTGPAIVFESQEEAVEGILGNKVKAGDVVVIRYEGPKGGPGMQEMLYPTSYLKSRHLGKSCALLTDGRFSGGTSGLSIGHASPEAANKGNIGLVHTGDVIEIDIPNRSINVQLTDDELAERRKEMEARGNKAWQPENRDRKVSKALQAYAAMASSADKGAVRDLSLIGVK
- a CDS encoding STAS domain-containing protein; translated protein: MKIEKNVDASNVSFALEGRLDTMTAPLLESEIQGKLDGVTDLEFNFAKLTYISSAGLRVLLSAQKIMNKQGKMVIKNVCDEIKEIFEVTGFSDILTVV
- a CDS encoding ATP-binding protein produces the protein MQNCDKEIIVDSKFENVRALTEFVESALEPYHPSMKAVTQIGVAIDELFSNVVRYSGSSNMKLILHVNEDVLTAKLTFIDEGVEYDPLSKADPDVSLSAEDREIGGLGIFLVKKIMDGVEYKRDGHKNVLTVVKKLT
- a CDS encoding 8-oxo-dGTP diphosphatase, with the protein product MINTTLCYIEQDNKYLLLHRVKKKNDINKDKWIGIGGKFEEWESPEDCIHREALEETGLTLIHPKYRGIVTFISDGMDQTEFMHLFTATEFSGTIKDCDEGELEWVDKQKVKELPHWDGDLIFLALLERGEPFFSLKLTYKGSTLTEALLNEKRVTLQDFL
- a CDS encoding LptE family protein, encoding MRCCKIVPRLLCMMMLALAASAFFGCYSFTASTLPSHIKTVNIHEVEDKTLDPVLANNIHTAVVDMFKRNAGGVRLVNDDANADFEITLLSYSNKPENYNSNSDVETYRVTIRVEVKFYDNVKERIIYESKSLSADGVYDVQANETEDRHGQTRAVEKLQDLIVSNALAKW
- a CDS encoding fibro-slime domain-containing protein; amino-acid sequence: MKFYRWITLGALFGCSVAGFAQVAKDIRTLDIIIRDFEPNHPDFENFSEESVQHLDEIYNYVSPSGGALMNFYGYGNDWYASYPYHTTCGNENSFSKFGAGVQIGTDGLPKLANSYLPGYLQQTSTNETLKYGECSDKGRDPVSGKEVTMRGYANARDDVSGYKCPGGRTVWSNEVIYTPGMVIPYLKFTKMVGEKFNMYDGVVIEKLSERCDNQFFNEWYTDVPGRNRRINTTMVIPKDPNSKYYIYDYNYNNGGYSPLDSINPDTREWVMNKPCKLKVQPDTTKCDQFEPQTLSIFCPPYNYQYASSQKDFLGQSTAELCKEWLNQGGPRAVNSFGSGHSAAWQAAIKLYTLGDNIGMKHLRNYAFTMMGYASFKYKAANQVNSLGLPEPEVFEFAGDDDMWIFVDGVLVVDLGGTHLSAPGKVNIQTLAKFNHGCHAGEPLAGYTNCNGSSDATGWADDTWHHLHFFYADRQSDGSNIYIRTSLAELAPSRFGQPTVNDVVVKVDENGKAQNSMYMNVALADSSFIAMNNPNVPSIVVLRNKTVLGANGMPLKTITGQDSIVTMVYGYYVTSMTGPIDKEDAGQMYQFEGVLKDLDGNIVGDGGLLGDDRIAFNVPWSTGLDDDGNGGNYTAFEWAQLMAWSKKFDVSLGGFFVASISGNHVAGFDEREKWGKITYTAVAQTPVIPDDPAYDRPDFTNEAQTLTDLAGSGALPTDMTADLVLTPIPAVIGTDPLKWAKDNADQLMASGAQGATAYAPGTSVVYGAGQGENKTLCYNDGSANIPGKKSNETCTSWSFPTTQPFHVNIRVFDHLGHFVNQYNKRVTKEDFQKALNGLPSSAVQQPQGTKESSCGDTPIYGATGAMLATIKMYPVTDKGRLLATGPYIYQMTVVKDAYEYCYRSNGSSPTIMTMPFQRTTETIRRGYRRTKAKK